In Edaphobacter aggregans, the sequence CTGCCCTTCGTCGATAACCGTCACAGTGCCGTCGGAGCCGGCAACATAAGCTTTATTGGTGACGGGATTGACTGCGATCGCTACCGGGATACCGCCAACTCTCTCGGTCTCCGTCGTGTTTGTCGCACCATCGATGATGGTGACCGTACCCTGGCGGTTGACGACATAAATCTTGTTGGTTGCCGTATTAACTGCCACGGCAAATGGCTGGGAGCCGGTACCAACCAGACTTTGCCCCATTAGCTGGGCACTGATGGCCATGAGGCCCAGCAGCAGGAAGCCCGCCCGTCTTCGTAAGATCCAACTGAGAACCTTAAGCAGAACCATGGACCCGCCTTGTGCAGATTGGTTATCTGGAAGAAGAGCCCTTGCAATGATTCAAAGCATTGCCTCGAGCCGATTTGCGCAAGGGGTACAAATCGGGGCTTTCAGACACAACCCCTTACGTGGGCCCAGAGCAAACGAGGATGTTAAGAAACTACTGGACGAAACTCTATCCCGGACAAAGCGGATTGTCATACTAGGGAAAACGATAGTTGCGCTGCCGGGTAGGAAGCCTCTAATGAGCGGACGGTTGGTGCTGAAGGCATAGCGCGAAAGCCGAATCGGCAGAAGACATGCATCCTGAGGAAGATAGAATCCAGCCTGCGTAAGGGCCCCGCCAAGTTTCTTTTCCGGGGCCTTCGACCCTTCCACGTCAGGCTCTGAACACGTCTTTGCTCACGCGCAGATCCAAGAGCAAGCATCAATAAGCGGAGTTCCGGTGCGCTGCTTCTGCTTCTTCCACTTCTTCTTGCAAATCGTTCTGTCAATCGTCTCCGTCAGTCAATCCAACTCCGGAGAAGTCGGATTCTCTTGCCGACTCGTTACGTAACTCCGAGGGCAAAGAGATTCACATCCTTTATATCTATGAGATAGAGTCCGACGGCCCCAATGAATATGACTCCGTTGCACTGAGAAGCAGCATTTGTACCTTTCTCAGAGACTGTACCTCCCAGATGGAGTTCCGATTGGTAAACGGGTTATTCCGATCAAGATCATTTCCGCTCGACGCTCCCTTCCGGAGCTTGAGTTGGCGAACCGGTTTGGAAAAGCGCGAATGGCGCCCTGCCTAGGCAAAGAAAAAAAGGGCCGATCCGCCACGGTCGGCCCTGCCCACTGGTTAGAAATTTTGGTGCCATTTTGGTGCCAAATATAGCCCAGAATACCGGTTTTCGGACACTCGACCGGCTTATAACCCTTTTAGAATCAAAATCCGGCTACTTCTAGGACACCTTCACACGGTGGAAGTCGTAGGTTCGAATCCTGCTGTGCCCACCAATCCTTTCAACAACTTAGCGGGTTTTTCACTTCGGGGTTTTGTTGCATTTTGTTGCAAATCGTCAGAATCGTTTTTTTCCTCTCCTCCTTTTTCGAGCATTAGGTACATTGAGCCGACCATCCCCTGAACGCTCTCCGGGAGCGCCTGCATGTACTCGTTGGCGGTGGTGTCAGCCTTCGCATGTCGGAGGTGCGCCTGAATGTCTTTCACCGATCCCATGTTCTGCGCCTGTGTAGCCATCGTCCGGCGTAGCACCTGGAAGTTCAGCTTCGGAATTCCCAGCTTGTCCGCCAGGGGTTTCAAAACCCGATAGCGGTAGTTGCCCACGTCAAGGAATCCTCCTGTCGCGTTCGGAAACATGAACGAATCGGGAGAGGGATCGGGAGACTCGCTCTTCCAGAGCAGAAGCTCATGCGCGAGTCCGTCCGGAAGGTGTACTTTGCCGAGGCTCTTTTTGGTCTTTCCGAAGGGACGGATCTGTCTCCGGTAGACGGTTTCGGTCAGCGACAACGTATTACGGTTGTCGAACGAACGCCAGCGCAAGACGAACAACTCGCTGGGGCGAAGCGCCTCGGTCATATCCAGGATCAGCAACAGTCGATCCCGACGTGAGGCGTGAGCCAGAATCAGCCAAAGTTGTTCCCACTCCAGGATCTGTTTGTCCTTCGGCCGGAGATTCTTGGGAATCTTCAGCTTTCGGGTAGGGTCCTTGAGTAGAAACTCCTGTTCGATGGCTTCGTCGAAGATTGATCGCAGGTAGGAGCGAGCTTGTTTGACCCGGTCCTGACAGTAACGATCCGCTAGTTGATTAACATGCGTCTGCAACATGAATCGGTCGATTGATTCAAGCGGAAGTTCTCCGAATTTGCCGATCAAGTCCAACTCAATCTGCGACATCTTTTCCTTCGCCGTTTCCGGCCGCCAGTCCCCCTGTCGAAGGGGGAAATACCGGTTGCGAACGAACCACCCGAACGACGTCGAGCTATCCTTCTGGACCCGCCCGCTGAGGTTCTGGCCCGTCTGTTTGGCTACCTCCATCCGGAGAGCTTCACGCGCGCCGGACTTCGTAAGCCTCGTTTTGGGACCGAGCTGAACGCAAACGATATCAACCCGGTTCTCTTCGGTTTTAGGATCGAGGACCCGCCGGCGGAAGTATCCGTACCACATCTTTCCGCGCAGCGAGACCCATCCCGCTTGGTGCGTTTTGCCCATAGATCACTCGTTTTCTGTGGAGGAAAAATGTGGGCGCCTATTATTTTACCGGCGTCCCGAGCGTAGCGACGAGACTCGTTCTCGCTCGCTGATAAAGTCTTCAATGCCGCTCGCGCGGTATCGTAGCGTACCGTCTCCCATACGGATGACCGGGAGTCGCGGCATCTTCCGCGAAGAGTGATCCCATACCCAGTCTTTGCTAACGTTGAGCCGCCTGGCCACATCATCCACCGTAAGCAATGGGTCACTCACCAACGGACCATAGGTGGAAGCCCCAAGCGGAGGCTTGCGAGTCGTGCTCTTCGGGACGGTCAAGGCATCGGGTGGCGCGGTCGTAACATCTGCTAAACGAAGCGCCGGAAGGGATTCTGTCGATGGCATATCGTCTCCGTAATGGTGTTCAAGCATCGAGTCGAGCGTTGTCGATAAGCATTCCCCCGGAATCGTCTGTGTGTCCAATTCCATTTAGTTTTGCCGTTATTCCGAAATGGAATAACGGTGCGAAGCTGCTTCGATATGCAAGCCACATTTGAGGATGTCGCCGCATCAAAAACCAACCAGTGACAGGCTGTCGAGATGACCTTCAGCCACGAAATCAAGTGTTCGCCGATTTCATCGTGCTCGAATTCGCTCTTATGGCCTTCTGATCCCACGTAGAGATGGTAGGGATTGCTATGATGCGGAATGAAATAAGGCTCATGGAAGCAGCAATCGCCCTGGCAGAGGAGTTAAATTTTTCCCGCGCCGCACATCGTCTGCATATCAGCCAACCCGCTCTCACAAAACAAATCGCAGAACTCGAGAGCCGACTCGGGTTTTCACTTTTCGAACGCGACCATCAATCGGTCGCGGTCAACGAGGCGGGTAGGGCTTATGTTCAGGAAGCGCGTATGTCGGTGTTTCATAGTGAGAGAGCGGTGCAAGCAGCCCGCGCCGCGCTCAATAATGCCGAAGTCGTATTGCGCGTCGGAAGATCTCCCTATGGCGATCCCTTTCTTACCTCGACCCTGTTGTCAGTGCGCTTACCGCTCTTTCCGCAACTAAAGGTCGAACTTACAAGCGGATTCTCGTGCGATTTAGTTCACGATGTTCTTTCGGGACGAGTAGATCTTGCGCTCGTGACGGAGCCTCCAGAGTCCCCAATGCTCACGATGACAAAAGTAGATGAAGCGCCGCTTTACATTGCTCTTTTGGAAGAGAACGAATTGGCGAAATTGCCGCAGTTGAGTATGAGTGATCTGAACCATGAAAATTGGATAATCTTCGGCCGCTCCGTCCATCCGCCTCTGTATGACCGTATCTTGCGGTTTGCTTCCGACCTGGCCATCCGGCCTCGGGACATGAACCACATCATGGTTCCCGAAGAGGCCTACCAACTTATTGCAGAAAAGAATGGGGTAGCATTGCTCTCGAAGACGGGCGCGCTCAAAAATGCGCGAGATGGCGTCACGATTCGCCCTCTTGTAGAACAACGGCTGATACTCAAAACCTTCCTGGCTTCGCGAGTGGACAATCAGTCGAAGTTAACCAGCGAGATCGTGCGAGCGTTTGGACGGAAGATGCGGACGCTTGATGGGGATCCCCAACTCAATCTTCCGATTTCTGCATGATTTCATTGTTCGTTCGGATGTCCTGACGAGTCAGTATCTGAATATTGATTGGACCTGATGATCCGCATCGCGGACAGGTGATGATACCAGTCGAAATCGCCTTCA encodes:
- a CDS encoding tyrosine-type recombinase/integrase: MGKTHQAGWVSLRGKMWYGYFRRRVLDPKTEENRVDIVCVQLGPKTRLTKSGAREALRMEVAKQTGQNLSGRVQKDSSTSFGWFVRNRYFPLRQGDWRPETAKEKMSQIELDLIGKFGELPLESIDRFMLQTHVNQLADRYCQDRVKQARSYLRSIFDEAIEQEFLLKDPTRKLKIPKNLRPKDKQILEWEQLWLILAHASRRDRLLLILDMTEALRPSELFVLRWRSFDNRNTLSLTETVYRRQIRPFGKTKKSLGKVHLPDGLAHELLLWKSESPDPSPDSFMFPNATGGFLDVGNYRYRVLKPLADKLGIPKLNFQVLRRTMATQAQNMGSVKDIQAHLRHAKADTTANEYMQALPESVQGMVGSMYLMLEKGGEEKNDSDDLQQNATKPRSEKPAKLLKGLVGTAGFEPTTSTV
- a CDS encoding LysR family transcriptional regulator is translated as MEAAIALAEELNFSRAAHRLHISQPALTKQIAELESRLGFSLFERDHQSVAVNEAGRAYVQEARMSVFHSERAVQAARAALNNAEVVLRVGRSPYGDPFLTSTLLSVRLPLFPQLKVELTSGFSCDLVHDVLSGRVDLALVTEPPESPMLTMTKVDEAPLYIALLEENELAKLPQLSMSDLNHENWIIFGRSVHPPLYDRILRFASDLAIRPRDMNHIMVPEEAYQLIAEKNGVALLSKTGALKNARDGVTIRPLVEQRLILKTFLASRVDNQSKLTSEIVRAFGRKMRTLDGDPQLNLPISA
- a CDS encoding helix-turn-helix transcriptional regulator produces the protein MPSTESLPALRLADVTTAPPDALTVPKSTTRKPPLGASTYGPLVSDPLLTVDDVARRLNVSKDWVWDHSSRKMPRLPVIRMGDGTLRYRASGIEDFISERERVSSLRSGRR